Genomic window (Dyadobacter fanqingshengii):
GTACCGCATGTCCTGAACCCCGTTAATGGCCTGTTCAAGCGTGATTAATGTTGATTTTACCAATACATCGGCACTCGCGCCGGGATAGGCTATGAAAATGTTTACTGTTGTAGGGGCAATGTCCGGAAATTGGGAAATGGGTAATTTCTCAATGGCCAGGATGCCTATAAATACGATCATGATCGAGATCACGATTGCAAATACAGGTCTTCTGATGAATTGATTGAACATGTCTTTTTGTGCTTTTTAAGATACCTGACTATTCGGCGTAAAGACTTAGATTGGAGATAACGGAATCAGGCTTCACGAATGTGGAGTGGATCTTTTCGTTCTCTTTCACCTGACGCAAACCTTCCAGAAGGATTTTGTCATCGGCTTTCAAACCGGATTTTACGACGAAAATGTGCGGAAGCTCAGCCTCAATCTGGATTTCTCTCGAACGGATCTTATTTTCCTTATCCAACACATACACATATTTCTTTTCCAGCACTTCGAAAGTGGCTTTCTGCGGGATCAGCAATGCGTTTTTCATGGGGACGGTTACCAGGATGTTACCCGTTTCTCCGTGTCTCAAAAGTCTTTTGGGATTCGGGAACGTGGCACGAAAAGCGATGTTACCTGTTTCATTATTAAAATCCGCCTCAATCGTTTTCACTGATCCCGTGTGCGGGAACATTTGATTATTGGCCATGCGGAGGTTCACATTCAGCATACCGGCTGTGGCTTCATTGGCTTTGTAGTCCAGATACTCTGCTTCGGGAACATTGAAATAAACCCACATTTCGCTGTTGTCGGATAATGTGGTTAGCAAGTCGCCTTCGTCCAAAAGACTTCCCAGCCTTACCTGGAAATGGTCCATGATGCCGTTAAATGGCGCGCGAATTTCAGTAAAGCCAAGGTGCGTTGTAGCCAGTCCAAGTTCTGCTTTTGCTTTGTCCAGTTTGGCTTTGGCTAGTGCCAGCTCATTTTTGGAAACTACATTGCTATCAGCCAGCGACTTGGTGTTTTTGAATTCAATTTCTGCAAAATTGGCTTCTGCCTGCGCTTTTTGTTGTTCCGCCTGATAAAGCATCGGCATGATCTTGAACATTAACTGCCCTTTTTTGACGGTCTGCCCTTCGTCCACGTAGATATTTTGCAAATAACCTCTTTCCAAAGCGCGTAGCTCAATGTGGCTGATCGCGCGGATCTGGCTTACATATTCTTTGGTTACCAAAGTGTCTTTTTGCAGGGGGCTTGTTACGAGGAATTTAACTTCCTCTTCCTTTTCTTCTTTTTTGGATTCACAACCTGTATGGAACATTGTCGCACACAAACTGAGGACCATGAGAATTCTCTTCATGATGGTTTTGCTATTTGATAAATATGGTTTACTAGGCATGTTTTGTCTGATATTGAATCAAATCGCAATTCCTGAATTATGAAATTTCTGTGAGATAAGATGTTAACCATCACGAATAGCATCACATTTTTCATTAAAAAGAGGGTTTCTATTTTTGTAGAATTGGATTTAACTAATACCGATACAAAAACAGCACATTACCGTTAATAGCAAGTTAAAAGCAAGTTAAAAAGGCATTAAAATAAAAAATGCCACAGGCTGGTGTGGCATTTGACAATGTGCGGATATCTCATTTTCGGCAAACCTGGCTAGACCAGGAAGTAATTATGCCCTTTAAGGTGGAATTATTCCTGGTTTGTTGGAGCTTGGTTGATTTTCCAGCGTTTCATAATGATCTTGCCAGAGAAGCGTTTGAGGTGGTATTTTTCGGGTTCGCCGATCAGGAATCCGTATGCTTTCATGGATGGGATTGCGTCAAAAACTACTTTTAACACCGCCGTAATGGGAATGGCCAGGATTAATCCGGCCAGGCCAAACAGCATACCGCCCAAAAGCAAGCCTATTAATGCCATTAGCGGGTTGATACTCACTTTTCCGCCGACAATGTTGGGAGTCAGGAAGTTACCTTCCAGAAATTGGACAACCTGGAACCAGGCAACAACGCCCACAGCATACCACGCGCTGTCTTTCGTTGCCAGTGCAAACAATGCCGGAAGCACCGAACCAATCGCAATGCCGATATAGGGAAGCAACATTAACAATGATGCCAGAATGCCAAAGAACCAGGCATAAGGAATGCCCAAAACAAGAAGCCCGACCGTATTCAGGATGGCCACAATGCCCATAACGGTTACCAGTCCAACAAGGTAGCTTTGCACAACATAATAAATCTTGTCCAGCACATCACTAACCAGTTCTTTGGATGTAGATGCAAAGGCGTGAAAGAAAAATTCACGGAAAAAATCGCGGTAGTACAGCAGGAAAAACGTGAACAATGGAACCACCACGACGCCCGCAAGAATGCCGCCGACAGAACCAAAAGCAGTGCTGATAATAACGCCCGCATTGCCGATAACCCGGTTTGAAAAGCCTGTGATCTGCTTCGTGATTTCCCCTTGTTCTATTCCAAAACGCATTGTAACCCATTTTTGGATGGTCTCGAGAATGTGCATAAAGCGAATTTGAAGGTCGTTTCCATTGGCGCCGATCACAATAACCTGGTGAACGATAAACCATACCAGGCTTCCGATCAGCACAATCGCTATTAAAACTGAAAGCAACGATGCGGTTACGCGGTTCAGCTTGAACTTCTCAAAAAAGCGCGTAATGGGAAACAGCGAAATGGCAAGTAGAATGGAAAACAGCAGCGGGATCAAAACGCCTTGCAGCACATATAATAATGCAATAATCAAAACCAGGCTTAGCAGAGATGCAGCGAGATTAAGACTACGGAGACTATCGGAAAATTTAATCATGATTATGGAGAAGATATCTTACAATTCAAATATATAAAATACCATGCCCATGCCATGTACAAAAAAAGCGGGCGTTGGTGATTTCAACCAACGCCCGCTTTTTTATCAATTCTTATTATTTTTTATAGATGCGGTACAGTCTGCCCTGGTCGGTCACTGCGTAAAGCGCGCCGTCCTTGCCTTCTGTAATGTCGCGGAAACGCTGTCCTTCGGAGGCCAGAAGCCTTTCTTCTCCTACAACCTTGTTATTTTCGATCACCAGCCTCAAAATGTGCATGCTGCTCAATCCGCCGATGAAAAGGTTGTTTTTCCATTCAGGGATGCTATCGCTGCTGTAAAAAGTGATACCGCTCGGCGAAACCACAGGGTCCCAGTAATAAACAGGTTGTTCCAAGCCTTCTTTCACCTGAATAGAGTCACCGATTTTCTTCCCGCTGTATTCAATTCCGTAAGTAATGGTCGGCCATCCGTAGTTTTTACCTGCCTCAATGCGGTTGAGCTCATCGCCACCTCTTGGCCCGAATTCTACTTCCCAAAGGTCGCCCGAAACCGGGTGGAATGCCAGTCCTTGTACATTGCGGTGTCCGTAAGAATAAATCTCCGGTTTCGCGCCAGATTTGCCTTCAAATGGGCCACCTGCAACCGGTTTCCCGTCTTTCGTAATGCGGATCACCTTTCCAAGACTGGAATTCAAATGTTGCGCCTGTGGCCTGGAAACAGTGTCAGAACGCTCGCCGGTGCTGATAACCAGGTCGCCTTTTTTGTCAAATAATATCCTTCCCCCGTAATGCAGGTTGCTTGGAAATGCAGGCGTAGCGCGGTAGATAACGGCTGCACCTTCAATTTTTTTCTCGTCGGCCGAGAGCTTTCCTTTGGCCACGGAAGTAAGGTTACCGCCCGGACGCGTTTCGGCAAACACCCAGTAAACCATTCTGTTTTTGGCAAATTCAGGATCAACCCGGATGCCCAGCAAACCACCCTGTCCTTCTGAATTGACGGCCGGGATCCCGGTGATCGGTGCGCTTACTTTGCCGTCGGTGGTGGCAATGCGCATGGTGCCTGCTTTTTCGGTAATGATCAATCGGCCATCCGGTAATGTGGTAACGCCCCATGGATTTTTGAGGTCGCTGAATAAAACTTTGCCTTCATAGGCAGTGGTGGATTTTACGCCGCCGATCCTAGTCTGGCCCTCAAAAGAAGGTTTGTAATCTGAATTGGCCTTTTGAGTTTCGACAGGAGTGCCCGATGCCGTTGTTGCCAAGCTGTCTTTTTCCGCAGCATCCGAATTTTCAGATGATTTGTTTTGGCAAGAAGCGATCACAAAAGCTGCCCCGGCCAGGGTTAGCAGAATACTTTTAGTCATTTGTTTTAAGTTAGAGGTTTCGAAATGAGATTTTGGGATGACTTATTTTTACGAATACACAATCTGGATAACGGTAAAGATGTGTTTTAGGATCAAAAATAAAGGAATATCTTTCAAAAAATATCATGGAAAATGGCAAATGAGCCGGAAATGTACGCGCAGCTAAGGGTTATTGTGGACAAACTAGTTCCGCTTTCGGACGAAGAATGGGCGATTTTTCAAACATTCTTTATCCAAAAAAAAGTGGATGCGAAGACCATGCTGACACGGGAAGGTCAGGTTGCAGACGAGATATATTTTATCCATACCGGCCTGGCGAGGCTTTATTACACCACAGAAAATGATGACCAGATTACGGCCTTCATATTCTCAGAAAACCTGTTTGCCAGCTGTCTGGAAAGTTTTGTCCAGCAAATACCAAGCACGCAGAATCTCGAAACGCTGGAACCATGCTCCTTACTTGTGCTGACCAGGGACGGCCTGGAACGACTTTACAATCTGGTTCCTAAAACCAACATTATCATGCGCAAAGTGATGGAACAGCGGTTTATTTCGGCGCAGCGGCTGCTTTCGTCTTACATTCTGTCAAGCCCGCAGGAGCGTTACGAGTTGTTTGCCCAGCACTATCCAAATCTGTTACAACGCGTGCCGCAATACATTCTTGCCTCTTTTCTGGGTATAACCCCGGTGTCGCTGAGTCGCATACGCAAAAGGATTTCGAGGTCGTAGATCGTTTCTTATCTTTTGTTAATCGCTAAACCGAAGGGCAACGGATAGTTTTGCATTTGTACAACAAACAGATGAGCTATGAAAACGATCGTGAAAATTCTCCTACTAACACTGGGAACCTGCTTCAACAGCATTGCCCAGAAGCAGCCGTCAGCCAACCGGTTTGAACTCGAAGCCGACCCGATTGCCTACATTTTAAATGGTTACTCATTTCATGTGGGCTATACATTAGGCCACGTGCGTTTTGACGCGGGTGTTTTTGGAATAAAGCAACCGAAATTTGCGCTGGAAAATGAGCAGTTTTCTGTTAAGAGTTCCGGCTTCGGCATCAAGGCCGATTATCTTTTCCGGGCCAACAAAGGCTTTTTTCTTGGTCTCCAATCTGATTACGGGACAGACAGAATGGGTTTGAAAAATACTGCGGTCAGGCAGGAAGCAGAGAGTATAATGCTTGGATTACGAACGGGTTATCGTTTTATGTTTGGAAAAAAAGAGAATCAATACAAAGGGCTTTACCTTGTGCCCTGGGTAGCATTGATTAATACACTGGATCCTGCGGACATAATGGAAAATGACCAGCGTTACGAGCAAAAAAAATGGTCTCTTTTCCCCACTGTACATCTGGGCTACCGGTTTTGAGATGAAGGAGCCAAAATATCTTCCCATTTGTAATAATGGAAAACTTTTCCTTCTGACATCACTACCAAAAGTCCTTTCGGAAAATCATTCGATAGGGCAACATTGGTTACGTCGGAACCGTCGCTCTGGTGGGCTGCTACTTTAACAATTTTCACAAGCTCATGGGCGTGCGGATCTGCCTTTGTTCCTTCTCTTTTGAAAATGTGAAATTTATCCGCGCCTTGATCCGAAACGAGGATGTAACCTGTTTCAGGGCCGGTTTTGTAAATAGAAATTCCCTCGTTGTCTTCCGTAAAACCTTTGTTAGGGATCAATTTCAGTTCCTTGCTGCTGCTGTCGGGATCTGCATAATATTTGCGGACGCCTACCTGTTCATCGGAGTAATATACATAGCCCATTTCGTTGTCTACTGCAATGGATTCTATCTCTTTTTTACCGCTGTATTTTCCAAACTTCCGGACCAGGTCCGCCTTTATATTGCCTTTCCCATCGTCTGACAGCTTGTATTGCCACAAATAACCTTCCGTCGGGCCACTTTTTCGGCCCACAATGGCGAATATCGCCTTATCTGTGGGGCGCGTGTAAAGCGCAATGCCCATGGGCGCCTGCAATGAATCGCCTTTAAAAACTTCAATGCCGCCCGCGTCTACCACTTTCATGTCGGGCAGTGAGAAAATCCGGATCTTGTTCGCTTCTCTTTCTGTGGCTACGGCAATGTCTGTCTTTTTGCCCGAAAGCATCAGCCCGTAAGCGATATCCACATTATTAGGGCGTTTCAACTTGACAAACTTGTCTTTTTGAATTTTACCCGCCAAGTCAAACACATACAAACCACCGTCAGCATCTTTATCCGTGCCCAAGATCAGGCTTTTGGCAGGATCGTCGGGATTAATCCAAATGGCCGGATCGTCCGTGTCATGCACGACGGAATCCGTCACAATGAATGGTTGAATGATGGTTGAATCTGTTGTAATTGAATCGGTAGTATCATTGCCGGATTGCTCCGATGACTGGCGGTTACAAGCGATAAAACTGAAAGCTGCAAGCAAAAAAACAATGGAATGGGAACGCATTTTTATTGGTGTTATGATGAAAACAGGCCGTTCCCGTGCTGGAAACGGCCTACATGGATATCAAATGTTGTTACTTGGTCATGTCGAACTTCAAGCCGAAATTAAACCTTGGGCGGTAATATTCCGCCTGAACCGTCCTGGCTGAAATGCTTTGGTAGTAACGCAGCGGCTGGTTGGTCAGGTTATTGGCCTCGGCAAACAGGCGGAGGTTTTTGGTGATTTTGTAAGCCGCATTGGCATCCAGGAAAAACTGTTTGTCGTAATAAATATCATCAAAGTCCTCGCCGCCCAGTGCGTCCAGGTAGGCCGCCGTGTAATTGGCCGACAGTCGTGCAGAGAAGCGTTTGTTTTCCCAGGACAACGACGCATTAAACATATGCGGCGCGGTTCCGGGCAGTGAAACGTCTGTTCTTTCATGACCATCTTCGTTATACACACCGTCTGCAAACGACTTTGTAAATGTGTAATTGGTATAAATCCCGAAGTTTTTCAAAAAGCCCGGAAGGAAATCCAATTGCCGCTGGAATGCCAGTTCAAATCCGAAAATATTGACATTATCACCGTTTCTCGATTGCAAAAAGTCCCACTGCTGTCCTGCCGAAATCGGGTTGGTAACACTTGGGAAACCGGCTGTGAAGTCAGCTTGCGAATATTGCTGGTTGCGGTAAGTGTAGATGAAATTTTTAAGATTTTTATAAAAAACACCTCCTGAAATCAGACCCACCGACTCAAAATAATTCTCTGCCATTAAATCAAAATTCCAGGAATAGGTGGCTTTCAAATCGGGGTTACCAGCCGAAATTTCCTGGTCGCCCGGGATAATGCTGATGTAGGGAGCCAGGGCGTAGTAATTCGGGCGCGCCAGCGCCGTGGTTGCTGCTGCTCTCAGGATAAAATTGTCCGTGGCATTATAGCGGAACGAAACGCTGGGCAGCACATTCAGATAAGTGTTCTCGACCGAACGCGCGCCTGCCAGTTCTTCCTCATCTTCGATAATGTTCCCGGTGTAATTGATGGAGGTGTTTTCAAACCGGGCACCAATGATCATGGACAGTTTTTCATTGAAATCCTGGTCAAAACGGACGTAACCTGCCACAATGTTCTCTTTTGCATTATAGTTGGCCCCGAGGAATTCTCCCGGAACAGATTCGGCTTCAAACTGGCCCGTATTGCTGAGATTAAGGTTGCCTAAAAAGCCTTTGGAAGCAAACAGACCGGGTACCAGATGCGATCCCGCCTGGAATTTCTTGCCGGGCCAGTTTACGGTTCCAGCGTCACCAATTGTTGCGATATCGTCTTCATTTACAGGCGTGTATTCAAAAAAGTTGTTGTTTCTGTCTTTGGTTTTAAGCCGCAAACGAGCGCCTACACGCATCCGGCCTTTTTGATTAGGGATCATGGAAAGCGGGAAACGCAGGTTAAGCTTTGCACCCAGTTCGGTCTCCTCGGTAAAGTCATGGTTTTCTGTAATTTCATGTAAACCCAAGGTCGTTGCGTCCAGCCCGACCGGCGACACAAGCGGCGCACGCGAATCGCCGTTGTAAGTGAGCGTGTTACCACCTTCCCGGAAGCCAATGTAACGTTCGTTCGGCCTGTCTTCGCTTGCAGTTGAATAGCTTACAGACCAATCCAGATCCACCTTGGGGCTAAGCAAATGGTCACCACGAACCGAATAGTTCTGCACAGTTTGTCTCTCCAGACGGCCGCCTTTGTTTTTATTGTTATCAATGCCGCCTTTGGTTTGTCGTCCTACGCGGCCTTCAAAACCGGTGATTTTATCGTTATCGTCATAAACAGGCTCAATGTCGTCGATTTGCAGGCGGTAGCGGTTTTCAATGTCGTCGCGCCAGTTGTACATGGCGTTCGCAGTAATGGTATGATTTTGGCCTAATTTAAAATCAAATGCAGCCGAAAGGCTTCTTCTGATCCGCTGAACGTCGTATTTTCTGATATCGGTCTCATTGATGAACACATTGCCGAAATCATCTTTTGCCCACACCGCTTCCACGTCATCCGAGCCGTAATTGTTGTTGTTATAAGAACCGCTCAGCACCATTCCAATCGCCTTTTTGGCAAAACGGTTGGCATAAACAAAACCTCCCGTATACAATGCTTTGCTGCGGATCGGGTTGAAGCCGGAGGACAAAGTAGCCGAAATCCGCTGGCTGTTGGGAGCCGCGCGGGTTACCAAATTTACCGAGCCACCAATCGCATCCGCGTCCATATCCGGGGTCAGTGTTTTGTTCACTTCAATGGTCGAGATCATATCCGACGGGATCAGATCCATCTGCACACGACGGTTGTCACCCTCTGCGGATGGAATGCGGTCCCCGTTCAAAGTCACCGAATTGAGCTCCGGCGCCAGTCCGCGTACTATAATGTTCCTGGCTTCGCCCTGGTCATTTTGCATGGTAATGCCCGGCACCCGTTTCAATGCATCGCCGATGTTCGAATCCGGGAACCGGCCTACCTGGTCCGACGAGATGATGTTGGTAATGTTATCATTGTTTCGCTGCTGGTTAAGCGCTTTCGCCTGGCCTTTCAGCCGGTCGCCCAGAACGACCACTTCGTTTATGTCCAGTCCGCCTTCTTCCATGATCAGCTCAAAGGATCCTGCCCCGCCGCTTTCCACAGTAATGTTTTGTGAGAAATTACGGTAACCCATATAAGTCGCTTCCAGCTGATAAGTGCCTGGGGTAACATTCAGAAATTCAAATTTACCGTACACGTCGGAGATCGTGTATTGGTTACCGGGAGTGATTTTGACGGTCGCGCCCGGAAGGGATAACTTCTGCTCGTCCATGATTTTACCTGAAATCACCGCTTTTTGCCCGAAAGTAATGGTTGGTGCGCACAGGATCAACGATAGTAAGATTGAGTGTAGTAGTAATGTTTTCTTCATCAGCCTGATTTTAGTAATCTGCAAAAGTCAGCGACTAATGTTATCAGGGTGTCAGCTAAGTGTTATGAAATTATTATTTTGCAACGTGAGAAAGACGTTTTACATATTTATAGCCGTTGTTGCCCTTGCTTCCTGCAAGGTAAGCGTTTCAGAAAACCATGATGGGACATCGGCTTACCATCAGCTTATGCAAGCTGGGGATTCTGCGATTTTGGCTAAAAGACATATCCCTTTCAGCAAAACGCTCAATTTCAGGGACATTGGCGGACTTAAAACCAGGGATGGGAAAACCGTTCGTTTGGGGAAGATTTATCGCTCGGGTAATTTGGCCGAACTGGATGAAGACGAGTTTGCAAAGTTTAATGCCACGCGCATTGCGCATGTGTATGACCTGCGTACGAATCATGAAATCAGGGGCAAGGAAGATCATTTGCCGCCGAATGTGCGATATCTTCACACGCCAACCGTGGCGGATAATGAGGGCGAAATTGCCCAGCTGAAAAAGAAAGTGATCAACGGTGAGATTTCGGAAGCGATGGCAAGAGACATGACGACCCGATTCTATGAAGATGCGGTTTCCGTGAACGTGAGTGCATTGCGGGACATCATAAAAGGCATTACTGCTTCGGATGAGCCTGTTTTATATCATTGTTCTGCGGGAAAGGACCGCACAGGGATTGTTTCTGCACTGATTTTATCCCTACTGAATGTGGATCGGGAAACGATCGTGAACGAATATCTGCTGTCCAATTACTATCGCAACGCCCAAACTGAAAAGACATTGGGCAAAGCGAAAATGGGCAAGATCATCAAGCGCAACATGGATCTCAAAGCAGTGGAGGTCTTAACCACCGTGGAGGAAGGCTTTATCAATGCCACATTTGATACTATTGATAAAAAATACGGCGGCATGGATTCTTTTATTCAAAACCAGTTGGGCATCGATCAGAAAACAAGAGCGCAGCTAATTAATAAGTTCACCTATTGAACCCGAAAGTGTGCAATAAGCCATTACTTTTCAGGTAGTTGAATGATGAATGTTGTTCCCTTCCCTTCTTCGGTTTCTACTTTCAGCAGGCCGCCGTGGAATTTAATGATATCATATGAAATACTAAGCCCGAGTCCGGTGCCTTGTCCGGTAGGTTTGGTTGTAAAAAAGGGCTGAAAGATCTTATCAACAATGTGCTGCGGGATGCCAACGCCATTATCACGCACTGAAATTTCGATCAGCGACTCACCAGAAGGCGATTTGATCCGTTTTGTCGTAACCGTCACCAGCGGCTTATAAGATTCATCTGAAACTGGTTGAAGCGACGGTTTCACGGCAAAAAACGCGTTGTTATACAGGTTTAGCAAAACCCGTCCGATATCCTGCGGAATGACCTTTATATTGCCTATGCTTTCGTCAAAATAGGTTTTGAAATCGGACGCAAAAGTTTTGTCCTTGGCCCTCAAACCGTGATAGCTTAGCCTTAAATATTCATCACAAAGTGCATTAATGTCCGTTGATTCCCGCTCGTTGGTGCTGGTGCGGGAATGCTGCAACATGCCTTTCACGATCGCATCTGCGCGTTTGCCATGGAAGATAATGCGGTCGCTGTTGTCGCGGATGTCGGTGATACAGGCCTGTATTCCGGCTGTTGTTTCGTTGTCCAGATCAGCTGCTATCTCGTCCAGGAGTTCAATGTTGACTTCGGAAAAGTTGGTAATAAAATTCAGCGGATTCTGGATTTCATGGGCAATGCCCGATGTAAGTTCTCCGAGGCTGGCCATTTTTTCGCTCTGGATCAATTGCGCCTGGGTTACTTTGAGATCGTTAAGCGATTGGGTAAGGGCAACTGTCCGTTCTGCAACCTTTTGTTCGAGCACCATATTTTGTTCCAGGATCAACTCCGATTTTTCGTGCGCGATGCGGAGCGTATTGGCGTGCGCTTCTTCGCGTTGCTTTTTATACATATTAATGCGGTCGGCCAGTGCCAGTGAAAGCAGCGTTACTTCAATGGCCGAGCCAATTTGCATGGAGTTGATATAATACATAACCGGCAATACATTCAGCGCTTCGAGAATGGCCGCTATAAAACCCACGATCAGAAAGCTCCATGCTACGAGGTAAAATTTGGCCGGTTCATAACCTCTTCTGTAAACGATCACCCCGGCGATCAGGAAATAAATGGCCATCAGCACAATTCCCGCCTGGGCCAAACTCAATGCGGTTATTTTAAATGGCGTGAAAACAAGCACAAATGCCAGAATTCCCCAGCATATAAAAACGATCGAAAACCGGTGCGCACGCGGCGCAAGCTGGCTGGTGTGCAGGAACTCGCGTGTGAATAATGTTGCAGTAAGAATGGTGAGGCCCGAAACTGCAACAGCATATTGGTTGAGGAGTGGGAAACCGGGCCAGATAAATTCAAAAACGTATTGGAAAACGCTGGACATAAACCACGTTATACTCAATACGTAAGCAACGTAATACAAGTAAATCTTTTCGCGGGTGGAAAAATAGAGGAAGAGGTTGTAAAAGAAAATAAGCATCATGACGCCCGTATAAATGCCCTGGATCAAGTCCAGAATGTGGGTGTCCTCCATAAACGCCTGTAATGTGCCCACTCTCAGCGGAAAAAAGAACGGCTGCATGGTTTTCACACGCAGCAGATATTCCTGTTGCGCGTTTTTTGCGACTTTCAATGGAAAAAGGAATGTGTTAACCTTTACAGCGCGCTGCTCAAAAACGTAGTCGTCACCCGTTAGCAGCACTTCTGCCACTTTATTGTCATGAATGGTATAAAGGGCAATGCTATCAATAAACGCAGAGCCAATGTGCAGGTAAAAATTCTTTTCTGTATTGTTGCTGACCGTAAACCTGAACCACACCGCGTCGGATGTGCTGCCGAAATTGGGCACTTCCTGCTCGTATTGCTTGAATTGCGACTGGAAAGCCGGTTGTAATATCTGTTCAACGCGAAGGGAGCCAGGGTCGCGGAAGTAGGCGGTGTGGTGGCCGATCGGATACCAGTTAACCGTATCGGAAAGCGGTACAATAGACTGTGCAAAAAGCGCTGGTGTTGTAAGCAAAAAGAGAGAAAAAAGTAAAATTGATCTCATCGTGGGGTGGCGACTGATTGGTTAGGTTTACTGGAAGGTTGAATTGTCTAAATTTAATTAAATTTTTTCTGTCAATGGTGAAGCTATTTACAATAAATCGCTAATAATGACTACATTGACAACCATATAAGCAGCCCATTAAGGGCTGTAACCCCACTAAATATCAAGTTTAATTCCTGGCCTAGTAAGCGAGCGACACACTACGTAAAAGTACATGTGCTATTACTACATGTAAAGAGATATAGCTTCTACACAGGCTGATTTAATGGCTGTTCCCGTTTTGCAATTCCCCGAAAATAAGGACGTTCAAATTCATCTTTTCTGACATGAGTGCTGGCGATTTAAAAGAATTCGAAGAGGGTTTGTGGGTTAGCTTGAAGCCGTTGAAGAATGATCCCGATGCGCGCATCAGGTCGAGGTGCGCGTTTTACAAAAAGTATGGACAGGAAGGTGATTCAGGATCATTTGGTTACGGGGATTCGGAAATTGCCTTTCTGACCTGGGAAAAAAGGGCAGTCCTGCGCCCGGTTGACGGCGCACCTCCGGGAAGTCCCTGGTGGAACGATGTCAATCTCTGGTTTATATATTTATCAGAACTGGGCGCTAAGGCCTATGAAACGGGTATGCCTATCTACGAACTTCCCGTCCCATCGCAGTTTTGGCTACGCTTTATTCAGCAGCCCAATGCTGTAAACTGGTATAAAGCGCATAATTCGAGCATTATCGACGGCTATCTCAAATTCTCCGACCTGGCGGAAAAAGAAACTGTGCCGGAAAAGATCTTTATCAATATGGTCTTGTACAGGTTGTTGTTTGCCCAATCGCTGGTGGAAGGCGACTTTCCGCTTCCAAAGCTCGGCAAGATCATGGGTGATCCGCGTGGCCGTTCCGTTCAGTTCGTGACCAGCCTGGATGCCTATTATCCGGCACATTATCCCATGACGGGCGAGGAGATCAGGGAGGTGCTTGGGAAGTCGCACCGCCTTTCCGAACTGGGCGTAGAATTCCTGGATGACGTGCTCGTGGAGCCGGAG
Coding sequences:
- a CDS encoding sensor histidine kinase, producing the protein MRSILLFSLFLLTTPALFAQSIVPLSDTVNWYPIGHHTAYFRDPGSLRVEQILQPAFQSQFKQYEQEVPNFGSTSDAVWFRFTVSNNTEKNFYLHIGSAFIDSIALYTIHDNKVAEVLLTGDDYVFEQRAVKVNTFLFPLKVAKNAQQEYLLRVKTMQPFFFPLRVGTLQAFMEDTHILDLIQGIYTGVMMLIFFYNLFLYFSTREKIYLYYVAYVLSITWFMSSVFQYVFEFIWPGFPLLNQYAVAVSGLTILTATLFTREFLHTSQLAPRAHRFSIVFICWGILAFVLVFTPFKITALSLAQAGIVLMAIYFLIAGVIVYRRGYEPAKFYLVAWSFLIVGFIAAILEALNVLPVMYYINSMQIGSAIEVTLLSLALADRINMYKKQREEAHANTLRIAHEKSELILEQNMVLEQKVAERTVALTQSLNDLKVTQAQLIQSEKMASLGELTSGIAHEIQNPLNFITNFSEVNIELLDEIAADLDNETTAGIQACITDIRDNSDRIIFHGKRADAIVKGMLQHSRTSTNERESTDINALCDEYLRLSYHGLRAKDKTFASDFKTYFDESIGNIKVIPQDIGRVLLNLYNNAFFAVKPSLQPVSDESYKPLVTVTTKRIKSPSGESLIEISVRDNGVGIPQHIVDKIFQPFFTTKPTGQGTGLGLSISYDIIKFHGGLLKVETEEGKGTTFIIQLPEK
- a CDS encoding TonB-dependent receptor is translated as MKKTLLLHSILLSLILCAPTITFGQKAVISGKIMDEQKLSLPGATVKITPGNQYTISDVYGKFEFLNVTPGTYQLEATYMGYRNFSQNITVESGGAGSFELIMEEGGLDINEVVVLGDRLKGQAKALNQQRNNDNITNIISSDQVGRFPDSNIGDALKRVPGITMQNDQGEARNIIVRGLAPELNSVTLNGDRIPSAEGDNRRVQMDLIPSDMISTIEVNKTLTPDMDADAIGGSVNLVTRAAPNSQRISATLSSGFNPIRSKALYTGGFVYANRFAKKAIGMVLSGSYNNNNYGSDDVEAVWAKDDFGNVFINETDIRKYDVQRIRRSLSAAFDFKLGQNHTITANAMYNWRDDIENRYRLQIDDIEPVYDDNDKITGFEGRVGRQTKGGIDNNKNKGGRLERQTVQNYSVRGDHLLSPKVDLDWSVSYSTASEDRPNERYIGFREGGNTLTYNGDSRAPLVSPVGLDATTLGLHEITENHDFTEETELGAKLNLRFPLSMIPNQKGRMRVGARLRLKTKDRNNNFFEYTPVNEDDIATIGDAGTVNWPGKKFQAGSHLVPGLFASKGFLGNLNLSNTGQFEAESVPGEFLGANYNAKENIVAGYVRFDQDFNEKLSMIIGARFENTSINYTGNIIEDEEELAGARSVENTYLNVLPSVSFRYNATDNFILRAAATTALARPNYYALAPYISIIPGDQEISAGNPDLKATYSWNFDLMAENYFESVGLISGGVFYKNLKNFIYTYRNQQYSQADFTAGFPSVTNPISAGQQWDFLQSRNGDNVNIFGFELAFQRQLDFLPGFLKNFGIYTNYTFTKSFADGVYNEDGHERTDVSLPGTAPHMFNASLSWENKRFSARLSANYTAAYLDALGGEDFDDIYYDKQFFLDANAAYKITKNLRLFAEANNLTNQPLRYYQSISARTVQAEYYRPRFNFGLKFDMTK
- a CDS encoding tyrosine-protein phosphatase, translated to MRKTFYIFIAVVALASCKVSVSENHDGTSAYHQLMQAGDSAILAKRHIPFSKTLNFRDIGGLKTRDGKTVRLGKIYRSGNLAELDEDEFAKFNATRIAHVYDLRTNHEIRGKEDHLPPNVRYLHTPTVADNEGEIAQLKKKVINGEISEAMARDMTTRFYEDAVSVNVSALRDIIKGITASDEPVLYHCSAGKDRTGIVSALILSLLNVDRETIVNEYLLSNYYRNAQTEKTLGKAKMGKIIKRNMDLKAVEVLTTVEEGFINATFDTIDKKYGGMDSFIQNQLGIDQKTRAQLINKFTY